Within Rhodospirillaceae bacterium, the genomic segment CGGCCGCGCTCGCTGATCAGCGGCGAGCGGATGGACAAGGTGAAATGGGGTCCGAACTGGGAGGAAATCCTCGGCGGCGAATTCTCCAAGCGCAGCAAGGACGTGAATTTCGAGGCGCTCGAAAAGGACATCTACGGCCAGTTCGAAAACACCTTCATGATGTACCTGCCGCGGCTGTGCGAGCACTGCCTGAACCCGAGCTGCGTCGCGGCCTGCCCGTCGGGCGCGATCTACAAGCGCGAAGAGGACGGCATCGTCCTGATCGACCAGGACAAGTGCCGCGGCTGGCGCATGTGCGTCTCCGCCTGCCCCTACAAGAAGATCTACTACAACTGGCGCTCCGGGAAGTCGGAGAAGTGCATCTTCTGCTACCCGCGGATTGAGGCGGGGCAGCCGACGGTCTGTTCGGAAACCTGCGTCGGGCGCATCCGCTATCTCGGCGTGCTGATGTACGACGCCGACCGGATCGAGGAGGCCGCGGCGGCGGAAGATCCGCAGGACCTGTACCAGGCGCAGCTCGACATCTTCCTCGACCCGTTCGATCCGGCCGTTATCCGGCAGGCGCTGGAAGACGGGGTGCCCCAGGCCTGGATCGACGCGGCGCAGCGCTCGCCGGTCTGGCGCATGGCGATGGACTGGAAGGTCGCCTTCCCGCTCCATCCGGAATACCGCACCCTGCCGATGGTCTGGTACGTGCCGCCGCTCTCGCCGATTCAGTCGGCAGCCGAGGCCGGTGCGCTGGGCTTGAACGGCGCCATTCCGGACGTGTCGCAGTTGCGCATCCCGCTCCGGTACCTCGCCAACATGCTGACCGCGGGCGACGAGGCGCCGGTCAAACTGGCCCTGGAGCGGATGCTCGCCATGCGGGCCTACATGCGGGCCAAACATGTCGACGGCGCGCGCGAAATTCGCGTCCTCGAGCAGGTCGGGCTCACCGAGACCGATATCGAGGACATGTACCAGACCATGGCGATCGCGAACTTCGAGGACCGGTTCGTGATCCCGACGACCCACCGCGAATATGCCGAGGAGGCCTTCGACCTGCGCGGCGAGTGCGGCTTCAGCTTCGGCGACGGCTGCAGCGGCGGCAGCGGCAAGCTCGACCTGTTCAGCCACGAGGTCCGGGTCGGGCCGAGCGCCGGCGGCCGGGCGGACCGGGCCGGCGCACCCCGATGAAGGCCCCCCGATGAGGATCCGCAGATGAAGGCCGGCCGATGAAGACCTACCGGGCACTGGCGGCCCTGCTGCACTATCCCTCTGCCGAACTGGCCGAGGCGGCGGGCGAGGTCGCCGCCCTGGTCAAGGCGGAGGCGCGCCTGTCCCGGCAGGCCGCGGCGGCGCTCGACCGGCTGGCGGCGCAGCTGACCCTCGGCGACCTGCTGAGCGCGCAGGAGGCCTATGTCGGCCTGTTCGACCGGTCGCGCAGCCTGTCCCTGCACCTGTTCGAGCATATCCACGGCGAATCCCGCGACCGCGGCCAGGCGATGGTCAACCTGGCGGCGCATTACGAGGCGCACGGCTACAGCATCGAGTCGAACGAACTGCCCGACTATCTGCCGCTGTTCCTCGAATTCCTCTCCCTGGTCGAGCCGCACGAGGCGGCGGATCTGCTGTCGGACGTGGCCCATATTCTCGCCGCGATCCGCATCCGGCTGGAGCGG encodes:
- the narH gene encoding nitrate reductase subunit beta, whose translation is MKIRAQIGKVLNLDKCIGCHTCSVTCKNVWTSREGMEYVWFNNVETKPGVGYPKEWENQEVWNGGWVRKKNGRIVPKMGGKLRILAKIFANPDMPQIDDYYEPFTFDYEHLHNAPESQAPPTARPRSLISGERMDKVKWGPNWEEILGGEFSKRSKDVNFEALEKDIYGQFENTFMMYLPRLCEHCLNPSCVAACPSGAIYKREEDGIVLIDQDKCRGWRMCVSACPYKKIYYNWRSGKSEKCIFCYPRIEAGQPTVCSETCVGRIRYLGVLMYDADRIEEAAAAEDPQDLYQAQLDIFLDPFDPAVIRQALEDGVPQAWIDAAQRSPVWRMAMDWKVAFPLHPEYRTLPMVWYVPPLSPIQSAAEAGALGLNGAIPDVSQLRIPLRYLANMLTAGDEAPVKLALERMLAMRAYMRAKHVDGAREIRVLEQVGLTETDIEDMYQTMAIANFEDRFVIPTTHREYAEEAFDLRGECGFSFGDGCSGGSGKLDLFSHEVRVGPSAGGRADRAGAPR
- the narJ gene encoding nitrate reductase molybdenum cofactor assembly chaperone produces the protein MKTYRALAALLHYPSAELAEAAGEVAALVKAEARLSRQAAAALDRLAAQLTLGDLLSAQEAYVGLFDRSRSLSLHLFEHIHGESRDRGQAMVNLAAHYEAHGYSIESNELPDYLPLFLEFLSLVEPHEAADLLSDVAHILAAIRIRLERRGSDYAGVFRALEELAARKPDRAAVDSLLERDRPPEEEAADLDKEWEEAPAFDGAPAGAPDGGCAAARDTLNRMAELAADPHPHPPRQDGA